CAATTGTTCAAGGGCCAGGGGTACCAGCACCACCCGCTCAGTCACGGGCCACTCCAGTTTCACTTGCTGGCGCTGAGCTATTTTCTATTCGGCGACAACGATCTCACCGCCCGCGCCCCGCAGGCGCTGTTTGGCGTTGCCGTGGTGTTCTTCGTGTGGTGGGCCTTCCGCCGCTACCTGGGGCGCACAGGAGCGCTGCTCGCCGCTGGCTTCTATCTCATCTCGCCCTACCTCATGTACTACAGCCGCTATGCGCGCAATGAGATCTTTGTGGCGCTGTTTGGGCTGGTGATGCTGTGGGCTATTCTGCGCTACCTGGACACGGGAGAGCACAAGTACGTTTACATTGGCGTAGCCGCCATCGCACTGCACTTCACCTCCAAAGAAACTTCATTCATTTATGTAGCCCAGGCGCTGGTGTTCCTGGGCCTGGTGTTCCTATGGCGCATCGCCGCACGCAGCTGGACCAGCCCACAGATCCGGCGAGTGTTCTTCATCACCCTCTTGTTGAGCGTATCGCTGCTCTTCCTGGCGATCGGCGCGCAGATCCGCAGTAGCGAGCTGGGCACCGCGGCCCCGAGCGCTACCCAGGTAGAAGAGCCCGTGGTGGCGGCCACAGAGGGCGCCCCCAGCGAGCTCAGCACGCCGTTGGCGCCAACGACGCTGATCCTCGGCGCGCTGGGGGCCGCCGCGCTGCTGACCGCGCTGACCGCGCTGCTGCGCGGCTACGGCTTGGCACGCCTGCGCCAGGAGCGCGCCTTTGTGCTCATGGGCATCCTGTTCGCGCTGGTGTTGCCGCACTTATCCGCCTTCCCCATCCGTTGGTTGCATCACGACCCGATGGCCTATCAGGATGCCAGTAACCTCTGGTTCATCAGTGGCGTGGTGGTGGTGTGCGCCCTGCTCTCGGCGGGGCTGGGCGTAGCGATCAATGGCCGCGTCTGGCTGATCAGTAGCGCAGTGTTTTACGCCATCTTTGTCCCCTTCTACACCACCATCTTCAGCAACGGCGTAGGCTTCTTCTCTGGTTTGGTCGGCTCGTTGGGCTATTGGTTGGAGCAGCAGGCCGTGGAACGCGGCAACCAGCCCAGCTACTACTATTGGGCAGTACAGATCCCTGCGTATGAGTACCTGGCGGCCGCCGGCAGTGCGCTGGCGGCGCTGATGGGCATCCGCAGCCTGCGCCGCGGGCTGCCCAGCCCCGCGGGGGATACGGAGCAGCGTGATCTCCTGCCCTACGAGAGCCGCCGGATGGCCTTGGTGCTCCTGGCTTTCTGGTCGCTTTCCGCCTTGGCGGCCTACACCATCGCCGGCGAGAAGATGCCCTGGTTGACGGTGCACATTGCCATGCCAATGCTGCTCCTGGCCGGCTGGGCCGTCAGCCGCCTGATCGCCCGCGTGGATTGGGCCGGCTTTGGGGCGCGCCAAGGCTGGCTGCTGCTGGCCGGGCTGCTGATCAGCCTGGGCAGCGCCTTCAGCTTGCTGGGGGCGTTGCTGGGGCAAAACCCGCCCTTCCAAGGCAATGAGCTGGCGCAACTGCAAGCCACCACGCGCTTCCTATTGTTTGTGATCACCTTGGCCGTGGGCATCTATGCGGTGCTGCGCTCCTCCCTGGCCGGCGAATGGCCGCGCCGCCAGCTCAGCAAGCTCAGCCTGCTGCTCATGTTTGGCGCGCTGGCGCTGCTCACCCTGCGCACCGCGCTGCGTGCCAACTTCCGCAATTACGACCTGGCCAATGAGTATTTGGTGTATGCCCACATGGCGCCCGGCTCCAAGATCGCCATGCAGCAGATCGAAGAGATCTCGCGCCGCATCACTGGCGGGCTGGATTTGCAGGTAGCCTACGACAACGAAACCTCCTACCCCTTCTGGTGGTATCTGCGCAACTATCCCAATCAGCGCTTCTACGGCGGTGAGCCCACGCGCGATCTGCGCCAGTTCCCCGTCATCATCGTGGGCGACACTAACTACGGCAAGCTCGAGCCGATTGTTGGCCAAAGCTTCTACAAGTTCGAATACATGCGTATCTGGTGGCCCAACCAGGATTACTTCGATTTCACCCCCAGCAGCATTGGCTACCGCTTCACCAGCGACACGGGCCAACCCGCCAGCGAAATGAGCCACGGCGAATACCTGCGCCGGGTGGCCTTACGCCTGTGGGATTATGTCGGCACGCCCAGCGGCCGCGCCGATCTTTGGCAGATCTGGCTCAATAGCGACTTCACCAGCTATCTTGCCAACAAGGGGCAAAGCACCAGCTTGCAAACCTGGTCCCCCGGGCGCACGATGCGCGTGTATATCCGCAAAGATGTCGCCGCGCAGATCTGGGAATACGGCGTGGCGGCCGCGGGCAGCGATTTGCAAGACCCCTACGAGGGCAAGGGCCGCGAGCTGGCGCCGCAGTTCACTGTGGGCGGCTTCGGCAGCGAACCGGGCCAGTTCATCTCGCCGCGCAATGCGGCCTTGGCGCCGGATGGCAGCGTGTACGTAGCTGACAGCGGCAACCATCGCATCCAACACCTCGCTGCGGACGGCCGCGTGCTGCAGGTCTGGGGCAGCTATGCGGATCTGGCCACTGGCGAAGCGCCGGGCGGCACCTTCAACGAGCCGTGGTCGCTGGCGCTATCGCCAGATGGTGCCTACGTCTACGTTGCGGATACCTGGAACCATCGCGTGCAGCAATTCAGCGCGGATGGCCGCTTTGTGCGCATGTGGGGCTACTTCGGGCAGGACGAGAGCGCCGGCGCGCTATGGGGCCCGCGCGATATCACCGTGCTGCCGGACGGCAATGTGCTCGTGACCGACACGGGCAACAAACGCCTGCGCATGTACACGGCCACTGGAGAGCACCTCAGCGATTACGGCGAATACGGCTTCGAGCCCGGCCAGTTTGATGAGCCGGTGGGCGTAGCCTACGATGCTTACACCGGCCGCGTCTTCGTGGCCGATACCTGGAACCAACGTGTGCAGGTGCTGGATTACCGCGATGGGCGCTTCCTCCCCAGCGAGACCTGGGAGATCGCCGGCTGGTACGGGCAATCGCTCACCAACAAGCCTTACCTCAGCCCAGGCAAGGATGGCGCGCTCTACATTGCTGACCCCGAAGCCGGCCGCGTGCTGGTCTACGGTCTGGATGGCACGCTGCAATACTTCTTTGGCGGCTTTGACCAAAGCGCGGCCAACATTGCCATCGCCCAGGGCGTAGCCGCTGATCCCAACGGCGGAGTATGGGTAGTGGACAGCCAGAACGCTACGCTGTCTTGGTTCGCAAGTGAGTAAGTAAGTAATAGTGAGCAGTGATCGGTGAGGAGTAATCAGGTCAGCGGAAGTTTGCATGCGTGCATTGCTCACTCATCACTGCTCACTCATTACTGCTTGTCACTGCGCACTCATCACAGCTCACTCATCGCCCTCAACATGCAAGCTGTGAAAGACGCGATGCAGCATGGGTGACACCACAATTCCCGTGGTGAGCGTGAAGATCAGCCCCGACACTAGCGCATAGGCGGTGGCAAACCATTTGCCCGCGGCCCCATCGATTGCATTCACCGGGCCCATGCCCGAAAGGATCATGGCCGCATTGAGCACAGCATCCAGCCAGGCCATGCCTGCCAGCCAATGGTACCCCAGTATGCCGAGTAGCAGGAAGACGCTCATCAAGGCCAGCGCCAATAGCACGTGCCGCCCGATGCGCAGCACAAACTGGCGGCGCGGCAGCAGCGGCTGGGTACGGCGTTCGTAGCGAAACATAGCCGCATTATAGACCGCAGGGCCGGCATTTTGCCGCGGCCCGCGCCTGTTATAATGCCATCGTTTTGTACAGCGCCCCAAAAGACGCTACTATCCCAATCGGCTCTCTTTCAAAGGAGCATTTCCCAGATGAAGCTACACGAATTTGACTCAAAGAAGATCTTTTCCCAATACGGCGTGCCGGTGCCCAAGGGCAAGATCGCCAAGACCCCCAAAGAAGCTGGCCAAATTGCCAAGGAACTGGGCGGCGCCGTAGTGGTCAAGGCTCAGGTGCTGGTGGGCGGCCGCGGCAAAGCCGGCGGCGTGAAGGTGGTGAAGACCGCCAAACAAGCCGAAGACGCCGCCAAGCAGATCATTGGCATGGATATTAAGGGCTTGCCGGTGCGCAAGGTGTTGATCGACCCGGCAATTGGCATTGCCAGCGAGATCTACCTGGGCATCACCAATGATCGCGCCGCACGCCAGCCGGTGATGATCGCCTCGGCCGCCGGTGGCGTCGATATCGAAGAAGTGGCCGCCACCACGCCGGAGAAGATCATCCGTGTGCACGTAAACCCGCTGCTGGGCCTGCAAGACTACAACATTCGCGATCTGGCGATCGGTATCGAGCTCGACCGCAAGCACTGGGCCGCCTTCCACACCATCTGCAAGGGGTTGTGGGAAGCCTACAAGAATTCAGACGCCACCCTGGCGGAGATCAACCCCCTGGTGGTCACCAAGGACGATGAGCTGCTGGCCATCGACGGCAAGATGCTGATCGACGACAACGCCATCTATCGCCAGCCCAAGATCGCCAAGCTGCGCGATCTGGACGAAGACACCCCGGCGGAGATTCAGGCCCGCAAGAACGGCCTCACCTACATTCAACTGGATGGCGAAATCGGCTGCATGGTCAACGGCGCCGGCCTGGCCATGGCCACCATGGATATCATCAAGCTGTTCGGCGGTGAGCCGGCCAACTTCCTCGATATCGGTGGTGGTGCCAATGCGGAGAAGGTGGCCGCGGCGCTGCGCATCATCTTGCAAGACAAGAACGTGAAGGCGGTGCTGTTCAACATTTTTGGTGGCATCACCCGCGGTGATGAAGTCGCCAAGGGCATCCTCGAAGCGCTCAAGACGGTGAAGACCAGCGTGCCGATGGTGGTGCGCCTGGCGGGCACCAACGCCGCCGAGGGCCGCGCCCTGCTGGCCGATGCCAACATGATCACGGCCGAAACCCTGGCCGAAGCCGCCCAGAAAGCAGTGCAGGCGGCGAAAGGCACTAAGTAACCTCCGCGTCCATCTGTGTTCATCTGTGGACAATTGAAAAGGAAATTACCAAATGGGAATTCTGGCTGATAAGAACACTCGTGTCGTGGTGCAAGGCATCACCGGCAACGAGGGCATGTTTCACTCCCAGCGCATGCTGGAATACGGCACGCAAGTCGTCGGCGGGGTACGCCCCGGCAAAGGCGGCGAATGGGTGCTGGATGGCAAAGTACCCGTCTTTGACTCGGTAAAAGTAGCCGTGGATGCCACCGGCGCCGATTGCAGCATGATCATTGTGCCGCTGGCCGCCGCTGCCGATGCCATGCTGGAAGCCGCGGATGCCGGGGTGCGCTTGATCGTCTGCCTGACTGAGGGCATCCCCCTGCAAGACATGATGCGCGTGCGTGCTTACCTCGACTCGAAGGGCGTACAGCTCATCGGGCCTAACTGCCCTGGCCTGCTCACCCCGGGCCAGACCAAGATCGGCTTCATCCCCGGCGATAATGCCATCCCCGGCAACATCGGCGTGGTGTCACGCTCCGGTACGCTGACCTACGAAGTGCTGTATGCGCTCAAGCAGGTGGGCATGGGCTCCAGCACCACGGTGGGTATCGGTGGTGACCCGGTGAAGGGCCTCAACTTCATTGACATCTTGCAGATGTTCGAAGAAGACCCGCTCACCGACAAAGTAGTCATGATCGGCGAGATCGGCGGTAGCGACGAAGAAAAGGCTGCCGAATACATCAGCAAGCACATGACCAAGCCAGTGGTGAGCTTCATCGCCGGCCGCGCCGCCCCTCCAGGCAAGCGCATGGGCCACGCAGGCGCCATCGTTGAAGGCAGTGCCGGCGGCGCCGAAGACAAGATCGCCGCGCTCACCAAAGCCGGCGTGCGCGTCGCCGACCACCCTGAGCAGATCCCGGATATGCTCAGATAACGGCGCACCTTCGCCGAGAAGCACCCTAAGAACTAAAACAAACGCCCGCAGCTACGCGAGCGTTTGTTTTTATAGTGGGCTGTTCATTCCGCCCCCGTTAGGAGAGTGATGTCACGCAAAACACTGTTCATCGGCTTGATCCTGTTAGCCCTGCTGATCACTTGGCTGCAGCTCAATAAAAGCTCACAGGTAGGCCTGGCCAACCCCGCCTCGCAGTACTGCATTGAACAAGGCGGCCGGCTTGAGATCCGCAAGGATGCTGACGGCAACGAGTACGGTGTGTGCCTGCTGCCCGATGGCAGCGAGTGTGAGGAATGGGCGCTGTTCCGCGATAAGGAATGCATCGCCCCATGAGCAGAATCAAAAAGAGCGGCCAGGCCGCTCTTTTTTGATTGCATTTGAGAGAGAAGGGCTACTTCTTGCCTTCGATGTAATCGACGGCGCCGCCCACGGTGGTGATGCTCTGCGCATCCTCATCGGAGATCTCGATGCTCAGCTTGTCCTCAAGGGCCATGATCAGCTCGACGATATCCAGCGAGTCCGCTTCGAGGTCCTCACGGAAGCGCGCCTCACGCGTGACCTTGGCCTCATCTACGCCGAGCAGCTCGACGACAGTAGCCTTTACTTGTTCAAATGTATCCGACATGTATGCCTCCAAAAGTTTAGACTAGTATTCTACCGTCTTTGACCGCTTATCTTGCGCTTAATTGACAGCCCAATTTGCGGCTGGTAAACTACCCATCACTCCACAGGAACACTAGCTCATGGCGAAAGTTACGGGTACCGGCGCCCGAAAGGCCGATCACATTCGCATCAACCTGGAAGAGGATGTGCGCTCCGGCCTGACCACCGGCCTGGAGAAGTACTCCTTTCTGCACAACGCCCTCCCCGAACTCAATCTGGATGAAATTGACCTCTCGGTTGAGGTCTTCGGCAAACGCCTCAAAGCGCCCCTGCTGATCTCATCGATGACCGGTGGCACCAGCGAAGCCGGCACGATCAACCAGACCCTGGCCGAAGCGGCCCAGGAAGGCGGTATCGCCCTGGGCTTGGGCAGCCAGCGCGCCGCCATCGAAGACGCCAGCCTGGAGCCCACCTTCCGCGTGCGCAACGTGGCGCCGGATGTGCTGCTGTTCGCTAATGTGGGCGCGGTGCAGCTCAATTACGGCTATGGCCTCAACCATCTGCAACGCGCCGTGGACATGGCCGAAGCGGATGCCCTGATGCTGCACCTCAACGCCGTGCAGGAAGCGGTGCAACCAGAGGGCGACACCAACTTCAGCGGCCTGCTCAAGAAAATTGAAATCATGTGCAAGCAATTGCCCGTGCCGGTTGTGATCAAAGAAGTCGGCTGGGGCATCTCCGGCGAACTGGCCAAGCAGCTTGCCCGCGCCGGCGTGCAGGCCATCGATGTGGCCGGGGCCGGCGGCACCTCCTGGAGCCAGGTAGAGATGCACCGCGCCAAAGATCCCAGCCAGGCGCGCCTCGCCGCCGCCTTCGTGGATTGGGGCATCCCCACCGCCGAAAGCATCACTCAGGTGCGCCAGGCGGTCAAAACCATGCGCATCTTCGCCTCGGGCGGCCTGCGCAGCGGTGTGGATGTTGCCAAGGGCATTGCCCTCGGGGCTGAGCTGGGCGGCATGGCTGGCCCCTTCCTGAAAGCGGCCGTGCAGTCCACCAAGGCGGTGGTGCAAACCATCGCCGAGATCAGCCGTGAGCTGCAGGTGACCATGTTTGCGGCCGGTGCCGGCGATATCCGCAGTTTGCAATCTGTGCCGCTGGTGTATCGCGGCCAGTAGCCCCTCGCTGCTCCATTCCATCGCTCATTAGCCGCGTCAAGCGCCCGCAGGGTCTATAATCCTGCTCTATGTCGCTCGCCACATTCCAAGCCCAGTTTCTGCCTGCCATTGAAGACGCGCTGCAAGCTGCGGTGCAGC
The DNA window shown above is from Anaerolineales bacterium and carries:
- the sucC gene encoding ADP-forming succinate--CoA ligase subunit beta, producing the protein MKLHEFDSKKIFSQYGVPVPKGKIAKTPKEAGQIAKELGGAVVVKAQVLVGGRGKAGGVKVVKTAKQAEDAAKQIIGMDIKGLPVRKVLIDPAIGIASEIYLGITNDRAARQPVMIASAAGGVDIEEVAATTPEKIIRVHVNPLLGLQDYNIRDLAIGIELDRKHWAAFHTICKGLWEAYKNSDATLAEINPLVVTKDDELLAIDGKMLIDDNAIYRQPKIAKLRDLDEDTPAEIQARKNGLTYIQLDGEIGCMVNGAGLAMATMDIIKLFGGEPANFLDIGGGANAEKVAAALRIILQDKNVKAVLFNIFGGITRGDEVAKGILEALKTVKTSVPMVVRLAGTNAAEGRALLADANMITAETLAEAAQKAVQAAKGTK
- a CDS encoding TIGR03663 family protein is translated as MAKERTSSPSNWLDRPLLGSHKLTWEHAVLALILLAAFVTRFHMLGQRVMSHDETTHVYFSWQLFKGQGYQHHPLSHGPLQFHLLALSYFLFGDNDLTARAPQALFGVAVVFFVWWAFRRYLGRTGALLAAGFYLISPYLMYYSRYARNEIFVALFGLVMLWAILRYLDTGEHKYVYIGVAAIALHFTSKETSFIYVAQALVFLGLVFLWRIAARSWTSPQIRRVFFITLLLSVSLLFLAIGAQIRSSELGTAAPSATQVEEPVVAATEGAPSELSTPLAPTTLILGALGAAALLTALTALLRGYGLARLRQERAFVLMGILFALVLPHLSAFPIRWLHHDPMAYQDASNLWFISGVVVVCALLSAGLGVAINGRVWLISSAVFYAIFVPFYTTIFSNGVGFFSGLVGSLGYWLEQQAVERGNQPSYYYWAVQIPAYEYLAAAGSALAALMGIRSLRRGLPSPAGDTEQRDLLPYESRRMALVLLAFWSLSALAAYTIAGEKMPWLTVHIAMPMLLLAGWAVSRLIARVDWAGFGARQGWLLLAGLLISLGSAFSLLGALLGQNPPFQGNELAQLQATTRFLLFVITLAVGIYAVLRSSLAGEWPRRQLSKLSLLLMFGALALLTLRTALRANFRNYDLANEYLVYAHMAPGSKIAMQQIEEISRRITGGLDLQVAYDNETSYPFWWYLRNYPNQRFYGGEPTRDLRQFPVIIVGDTNYGKLEPIVGQSFYKFEYMRIWWPNQDYFDFTPSSIGYRFTSDTGQPASEMSHGEYLRRVALRLWDYVGTPSGRADLWQIWLNSDFTSYLANKGQSTSLQTWSPGRTMRVYIRKDVAAQIWEYGVAAAGSDLQDPYEGKGRELAPQFTVGGFGSEPGQFISPRNAALAPDGSVYVADSGNHRIQHLAADGRVLQVWGSYADLATGEAPGGTFNEPWSLALSPDGAYVYVADTWNHRVQQFSADGRFVRMWGYFGQDESAGALWGPRDITVLPDGNVLVTDTGNKRLRMYTATGEHLSDYGEYGFEPGQFDEPVGVAYDAYTGRVFVADTWNQRVQVLDYRDGRFLPSETWEIAGWYGQSLTNKPYLSPGKDGALYIADPEAGRVLVYGLDGTLQYFFGGFDQSAANIAIAQGVAADPNGGVWVVDSQNATLSWFASE
- the fni gene encoding type 2 isopentenyl-diphosphate Delta-isomerase encodes the protein MAKVTGTGARKADHIRINLEEDVRSGLTTGLEKYSFLHNALPELNLDEIDLSVEVFGKRLKAPLLISSMTGGTSEAGTINQTLAEAAQEGGIALGLGSQRAAIEDASLEPTFRVRNVAPDVLLFANVGAVQLNYGYGLNHLQRAVDMAEADALMLHLNAVQEAVQPEGDTNFSGLLKKIEIMCKQLPVPVVIKEVGWGISGELAKQLARAGVQAIDVAGAGGTSWSQVEMHRAKDPSQARLAAAFVDWGIPTAESITQVRQAVKTMRIFASGGLRSGVDVAKGIALGAELGGMAGPFLKAAVQSTKAVVQTIAEISRELQVTMFAAGAGDIRSLQSVPLVYRGQ
- the acpP gene encoding acyl carrier protein, with amino-acid sequence MSDTFEQVKATVVELLGVDEAKVTREARFREDLEADSLDIVELIMALEDKLSIEISDEDAQSITTVGGAVDYIEGKK
- a CDS encoding DUF333 domain-containing protein → MSRKTLFIGLILLALLITWLQLNKSSQVGLANPASQYCIEQGGRLEIRKDADGNEYGVCLLPDGSECEEWALFRDKECIAP
- the sucD gene encoding succinate--CoA ligase subunit alpha — protein: MGILADKNTRVVVQGITGNEGMFHSQRMLEYGTQVVGGVRPGKGGEWVLDGKVPVFDSVKVAVDATGADCSMIIVPLAAAADAMLEAADAGVRLIVCLTEGIPLQDMMRVRAYLDSKGVQLIGPNCPGLLTPGQTKIGFIPGDNAIPGNIGVVSRSGTLTYEVLYALKQVGMGSSTTVGIGGDPVKGLNFIDILQMFEEDPLTDKVVMIGEIGGSDEEKAAEYISKHMTKPVVSFIAGRAAPPGKRMGHAGAIVEGSAGGAEDKIAALTKAGVRVADHPEQIPDMLR